In Crinalium epipsammum PCC 9333, the genomic window AGGATCTCCTAAAGAAGTCCTGAAACTACCTCCAAAAAAGATGGCGGCTGAAGTTGCTGTAATTTTCCATTTAGATTTCATAACAAATTATATTAAGTTTATTACTATCTTATCTTTACCATTAAAAATGTACCATTGCCTTTTATCTGTGTTTATCTGTGTCCATCTGTGGTTAATTTATTAAATATTAATACTCATTTTAGCCTAAAAATACTTCCATAATCTTTTTGTAATTTTTCTGATAAAAAATACTCCTTATTATTGTTCATACATTTTTTTATGCTGTTCTAAAAGCTGTAGATACTTTGGATTAGTCTTTGCTTCCACCCACTTCAGTTTGAAAATGGCAGCAGATTCAGCTTTAATAGGATCTTCTTCATTTGGTAGAATATCCTTTCTTGCTTCAATTTGAGCTTCTTTTGTGCTAGCTTTTTGGGGATTACTTTTATATTTTTTGCCAGTTTTATGATTAGCATATCGGCGGGAGCGTGTATAGCCCATTTGGATAAACTTTCGAGCCATATCTGCACCAATAAAATCATCTTGCTCAAGGTAGCTAAGAAATAATTCATAGATTTTTTCACTAGACTGCCTAGCAATATCAGGAGTTTTGAAACGCCAGTAAGGTAATATTTCTGATTTATAGGGTTCTACTAAAAGCACTCCCTGTTCTCCTTTACCAATGCGATAAAGTTCAGGATGTTCACGAAAATTAATTATTTTAAAATCTAACGAGTAATCGAATGCCATGTTAATATTTATTTATCAGCAGTTAACCTTTATCTCTAATCAGTAATCAAAAATTAGTAACTTGGGGAAAATTAGCTTTTCATAGCCTTGTTATTATTAAGGGGATGAGCTGGTGTGGTTAAGTATTTGTTGACAACTCCAAGATGTAGCTCAAATAGTCATCAATATTTTTATACAAAATAATAAACTCAAATAAAAGCTTGTATTTATATCGAAAGAGCGAAATAAAGTAAATTATGTTTTCTAATACTCAACCACCCCAAACAGCTATTGTACCAGGAACACTGCGGCGTGTGCATCATATAGCATTTAATGTTCAAGATCTGCAAGCTTCTCGCCACTTCTACGGTAATATTCTGGGATTACACGAACTTACGGGTGAAGAAGTACCCACGACACTGCGATCGCTTGTAGCTAGTGGTAAGGTAAGTAATTTTATCACACCAGATAGTACCGTGATTGATTTATTCTGGGAACCGGAATTATTACCACCAGATGCAGATCCTCAACGTGCTTTTACACGCGCTAATCATCTAGCTTTTGATATTGCGCCAGAATTATTTGATCACGCGGTTGAAGTACTGAAACAGCATCAAGTAAATATTGATCATGGGCCTGTAACTCGTCCTACAGGTAGAGGACTTTATTTTTATGACCCTGATGGATTTTTAATTGAAATTCGCTGCGATCCTGAAGAATAAATTATCAGCTATAGCAATAGTTTTCTGACGTGCCGAATGGTAGACGTAAACTATGGTAAATATTGGCTATGCTGCTAGCTATTTAGTGGCAAAGCGAGGCTTTGATGGGATTGCGCGGAGTTATTTTTGATGTTGATGGGACGTTGGTTTTAAGTAATGATGCTCATGCTCAAGCTTGGGTAGAAGCATTTGCAGCATTTGGCTATGAAGTATCTTTTGATCAAGTACGTCCACTTATTGGTATGGGTGGGGATCAAGTTATACCAAAATTAGTGCCTGGATTGAATAACAAAGAAGGGGATGGGAAAGCTATTTCTACTAAGCGTAAAGAATTGATACTGAAACAGTTTTCGCCAACTATACCTTCCGCACCTGGTTCGAGAGAATTAGTATTGCGGATACAGGGTGATGGGTTAAAGTTGATGGTTGCTAGTTCAGCTACCAGTGAAGAAGTAGAAATTTTGCTGAAAAATGCCCAAGTTGATGAGTTGCTGAGTGAAAGAACAAAATCAGGAGATGCAGAAAGTTCTAAACCAGCACCGGATATTGTGGAAGTTGCACTAAGTCGGTTAGGGATGAAACCGCATGAAGTTGTGATGATTGCTGATACACCTTACGATATTCAAGCAGCTAAGGGTTGTGGTGTTGGTGTAATTGCGGTGCGTTGTGGTGGTTTTACAGATGAGGAATTGGCAGGTGCGATCGCCATCTATAATGATCCTGCTGATTTATTAGCGCATTATGATAATTCTGCACTCAGTTTAACGCCAGTACCTTAATTGCTAATCTGAGATAACTGATTTTAATGAGGAGAAAGTATGACAGAAGCAAGCAACGTCCTTGGCGGAAAGCTGGAAACTTGTTGTACATCGCCCACGACGGGGTTTTACCGCGACGGTAAATGTAATACTGGTGCTGGAGACTTCGGGGCGCACGTTGTCTGCGCCAAAATGACAGCAGAATTCTTAGAATTTACTAAGGCTAGAGGAAATGATTTGAGTACACCTGTCCTAGCATTTAATTTCCCAGGTTTGAAACCTGGGGATTGCTGGTGTTTGTGTGCTTCTCGGTGGAAAGAAGCGTTAGATGCAGGGGTAGCACCACCTGTAGTATTGGCGGCTACTCACCCATCAATTTTGGAGTATGTTTCTTTTGATGAACTAAAGCAACACGCTGTTTAATTGAGACTGAGGTTTCTATTTTTGTAGAGAAGATTGGCAAATTATAAAACCAAATTTGTGATTTTTGCAAAAGGTCTACTATATCAATCCTAAAAATATCAAAATGAACTACGCCACCCCCAACCCCTCCCCTTATTAAAGGGAGGGGAGAAGATGCTACCTGCTGTAGAGACAAAGGTAGATTGCTTTTAGTATTATTTATCAGAATGAACATAATCAACAAAGTAAAATTTTGGCTCTAGCCAAAATTTTAGCCAAGCATATCCTCCTAATCCTATTAAGGCTAAGGCAATTAAAGGTAAACCTAGACTAACTCGCAAGTTATCTGGCATTGCAGCAACAGTGGCAACACTTACGGCAAAATATCCAATTAGGGCTACTTGCGATCGCTGCACATTTTTTAATGCTCCACTACAACTTTCACAAATCATTGTATGTTGCTTATATCGATCTAATAAAACTTCTCGATTGACTAATGGTTGTTCTGGTGATTTTACAACTGTTTGCTCCCAAGGCAATTTTCCCTGGCAATACTTATCAAACCAACGTCTAAATTCAATTACTAACAAATCTGCACTGGTAGGCATTTTATATGCGGTTTTCCAGCTTTGTGTTGATTCATACTCTTGCAAGCGATGTTCTTGGTAGTGCAGCAAAACCATATCTCCATCCAAAACTAAGTTGCGGTTTTGAATGTGATCCCACCATCTGGGAATGACATGATGCAAAGTTTTGGCAAAGTTACGCGGAAACTGACCTACAATCCTAGATTTTCCAGGGGAAACCGGAACGCAATAAACAACTAAACCAAATTTTTTGCCACCAGGAAATTCCATTGCATACTCAAGTCGGCAAGGTGGTTCAAATGTGATGCGTGTGGCGAAGCCTCTGCTAAGAGTAGCTTCGATTAAATCTGGCGTTGATTGAGCAATCTCCATTGCAATAGGTTTTGCTTGCTTGCGATTCCCCTGCACGCCGTGATGGGAAAAAGGTACATGGCTGGGATCTGCTACATTTTCAACTAAAGTCTGCCAGTCATACTCTAAATCGCGCACCATAGACGACCAAACAAATCCCTTGCTGGCATCAATGCTAGGTGATAGAGGCAATGGTGTAGAGGCTGCTAAATCAGCAGATTTTTCATCTAGCCATACCCACAGTAAGCCATTAATTTGCTGGATAGGCAGTGTGACAACGCAGAAATTATCTTTATTTTTAGCGATCAAATCTGGATTTTCTGCTTGAGGAATGTGAGTACATTCGCCTTCTGGATTAAACTGCCACCCATGATAGCTACACATCAAGTTACCAGTTTCTAGATCGACGCGACCTTCACTTAAGGGTGCTAGACGATGGGGACATTGATCCAAGAAAACACGATATTGCTCGGATACAGTAGGTTTCCAGACGACGAGGCGACGACCTAAAATTGTGACGGGAGTAGGACGCTTTGGATCTAAATCTTCTAAGGGTGCAATGGGATACCAGTGTTGAAAAAAGTTAAAGGTTGATTCTGCCACAATCTTAGTAGTAATAATAAGTTCAAAATGTACATATCATAAGGCTAACAAAACAAGTAGCCCATTGATAACTGAGTGTATTTAGGGCAAGCACTGACTTGTTAGTTCGCATTTATGACCCTTGTATTCAGTTCTGCTGGAAATGTAACCTAAGATTGTGGTGAGAAATTTTAACCTTAGTGAAATACGTTGCTGCTTTACTGTTGTTACTGGTGTTATCGTTTACAGTTGCACTGCCTGCTGATGCTGCCTTCTGCCGTAACTATAATGATCACTCGATTTGCATTCTGAGTATCCAGCGTAGTGCAAAGTATTATTGGGAGTATCGGATAGCGGTTAGTATTGATGGAGTTGAACGACCAATTGAGATTTATAATTGTCGCGATCGCACTATATTAAGTAAAGATGGAAGCCTTGCGCCCTTTGAACCTAATAGTGCAGGAGCATTAATCTGTAATTTTATCAATAAATGAAATATCAATACTTACTATGGAAAATCAATTTTTAGTTATCCCCAATAACTGGCAAGATTGGGTAACAGTATTTGGCTATGTTGGTTTTACTACTTTTATCATCTGGCGTGTGTTTACCACTAATAGCGAGTAGAATCCAATCTATTTGTAATCATAATAAAACTAATAAACCAACATCAATCAAATTTCAAGCAGCGTGCTGTACAGAAATAAACCTAATCGCGCTAATCTTACCCCCTCCCCTTAATAAGGGGAGGGTTTGGGAGGGGTTATT contains:
- a CDS encoding DUF4385 domain-containing protein produces the protein MAFDYSLDFKIINFREHPELYRIGKGEQGVLLVEPYKSEILPYWRFKTPDIARQSSEKIYELFLSYLEQDDFIGADMARKFIQMGYTRSRRYANHKTGKKYKSNPQKASTKEAQIEARKDILPNEEDPIKAESAAIFKLKWVEAKTNPKYLQLLEQHKKMYEQ
- a CDS encoding VOC family protein; this translates as MFSNTQPPQTAIVPGTLRRVHHIAFNVQDLQASRHFYGNILGLHELTGEEVPTTLRSLVASGKVSNFITPDSTVIDLFWEPELLPPDADPQRAFTRANHLAFDIAPELFDHAVEVLKQHQVNIDHGPVTRPTGRGLYFYDPDGFLIEIRCDPEE
- a CDS encoding aromatic ring-hydroxylating dioxygenase subunit alpha; translated protein: MAESTFNFFQHWYPIAPLEDLDPKRPTPVTILGRRLVVWKPTVSEQYRVFLDQCPHRLAPLSEGRVDLETGNLMCSYHGWQFNPEGECTHIPQAENPDLIAKNKDNFCVVTLPIQQINGLLWVWLDEKSADLAASTPLPLSPSIDASKGFVWSSMVRDLEYDWQTLVENVADPSHVPFSHHGVQGNRKQAKPIAMEIAQSTPDLIEATLSRGFATRITFEPPCRLEYAMEFPGGKKFGLVVYCVPVSPGKSRIVGQFPRNFAKTLHHVIPRWWDHIQNRNLVLDGDMVLLHYQEHRLQEYESTQSWKTAYKMPTSADLLVIEFRRWFDKYCQGKLPWEQTVVKSPEQPLVNREVLLDRYKQHTMICESCSGALKNVQRSQVALIGYFAVSVATVAAMPDNLRVSLGLPLIALALIGLGGYAWLKFWLEPKFYFVDYVHSDK
- a CDS encoding HAD family hydrolase, with the protein product MGLRGVIFDVDGTLVLSNDAHAQAWVEAFAAFGYEVSFDQVRPLIGMGGDQVIPKLVPGLNNKEGDGKAISTKRKELILKQFSPTIPSAPGSRELVLRIQGDGLKLMVASSATSEEVEILLKNAQVDELLSERTKSGDAESSKPAPDIVEVALSRLGMKPHEVVMIADTPYDIQAAKGCGVGVIAVRCGGFTDEELAGAIAIYNDPADLLAHYDNSALSLTPVP
- a CDS encoding DUF2237 family protein, giving the protein MTEASNVLGGKLETCCTSPTTGFYRDGKCNTGAGDFGAHVVCAKMTAEFLEFTKARGNDLSTPVLAFNFPGLKPGDCWCLCASRWKEALDAGVAPPVVLAATHPSILEYVSFDELKQHAV